In Sorghum bicolor cultivar BTx623 chromosome 10, Sorghum_bicolor_NCBIv3, whole genome shotgun sequence, one genomic interval encodes:
- the LOC8072572 gene encoding cytochrome P450 94A2: protein MIEDFLGHGIFNSDGEQWLWQRKAASYEFSKRSLRNFVVDAVRFEVVERLLPLLDRARRDGRSVDVQDVLERFALDNICRVAFGEDPACLAEEGGMAASESAEFMRAFNDAQSAIMARFMSPVKSLWRLKRLLNLEPERRMREAVGTIHGYADRIIRERRARGEAAGPAACGRDDDFLSRFAASGEHSDESLRDVVTNFLLAGRDTTSSALTWFFWLISTRPDVEEKIVREVRAVRRASSGQESAGAAPATFSFDELRDMQYLHAAITESMRLYPPVAMDTHSCKEDDFLPDGTFVGQGWLTTYSAFAMGRVEDIWGEDCEEFRPERWIGDDGAFRPESPFKYPVFHAGPRMCLGKEMAYIQMKSIVACVLERFSFQFVGGEGRPGLVLSLTLRMEGGLTMKVITRTNSALV from the coding sequence ATGATCGAGGACTTCCTCGGCCACGGCATCTTTAACTCCGACGGGGAGCAGTGGCTGTGGCAGCGCAAGGCCGCCAGCTACGAGTTCAGCAAGCGCTCGCTCCGGAACTTCGTCGTCGACGCCGTCCGGTTCGAGGTCGTGGAGCGGCTGCTGCCGCTGCTCGATCGGGCGCGGCGCGACGGCCGGTCGGTGGACGTGCAGGACGTGCTGGAGCGGTTCGCGCTCGACAACATCTGCCGCGTGGCGTTCGGCGAGGACCCGGCGTGCCTCGCCGAGGAGGGCGGCATGGCGGCGTCGGAGAGCGCCGAGTTCATGCGCGCCTTCAACGACGCGCAGAGCGCCATCATGGCCCGGTTCATGTCGCCGGTGAAGTCGCTGTGGCGCCTCAAGAGGCTTCTGAACCTGGAGCCCGAGCGGCGGATGCGCGAGGCGGTCGGCACCATCCACGGCTACGCCGACAGGATCATCCGCGAGCGCCGGGCGAGGGGCGAGGCGGCTGGGCCAGCAGCGTGCGGCAGGGACGACGACTTCCTGTCGCGTTTCGCTGCGAGCGGCGAGCACAGCGACGAGAGCCTCCGGGACGTGGTCACCAACTTCCTCCTCGCCGGGCGCGACACGacgtcgtcggcgctgacatggTTCTTCTGGCTGATATCCACGCGGCCTGACGTGGAGGAGAAGATCGTGCGCGAGGTGCGCGCGGTGCGGCGCGCGTCCAGCGGCCAGGAAAGCGCGGGCGCGGCGCCGGCGACGTTCAGCTTCGATGAGCTGCGGGACATGCAGTACCTCCACGCGGCCATCACCGAGTCCATGCGGCTGTACCCGCCGGTGGCCATGGACACGCATAGCTGCAAGGAGGACGACTTCCTGCCCGACGGCACGTTCGTCGGGCAGGGGTGGCTGACGACCTACTCCGCGTTCGCCATGGGTCGGGTGGAGGACATTTGGGGCGAGGACTGCGAGGAGTTCAGGCCGGAGCGGTGGATCGGCGACGACGGCGCGTTCCGGCCGGAGAGCCCGTTCAAGTACCCGGTCTTCCACGCCGGGCCAAGAATGTGCCTCGGCAAGGAGATGGCGTACATCCAGATGAAATCCATTGTGGCGTGCGTGCTGGAGAGGTTCAGCTTCCAGTTCGTCGGCGGCGAAGGGCGGCCGGGGCTCGTGCTCTCGCTCACGCTGCGGATGGAAGGCGGTTTGACAATGAAAGTGATCACGAGGACGAACTCGGCTCTAGTCTAG
- the LOC8072571 gene encoding putative wall-associated receptor kinase-like 16 isoform X2 yields the protein MEGFDLECNKTEDGSANVTFFGSMPLLNISLLHGEIRVKHHISSMCYNLSSRSISYREGGMKLDNTPFTFSELRNRFIVIGFNTLAYMIGSTSVLGCWARSKNIKEAQDGVCEGVGCCQVVLTRNMSDYDAGFNDRYNTTNISTTAGAEYCGYAVMMEADAFRFHTTYLNTTMFWKENAGRVPVILNWVVGNETCVVASKKADSYACRSNNSKCIDSSNGPGYLCNCTDGYSGNPYLTDGCQDIDECAVNVPRPCPGHCINIPGNYSCPNEMPPSSSGPVVLVVGLSTGVVIVVITITGTYLILERKKLAKIKRKYFHQHGGMLLLQEIRLKQGTAFSIFSEAELIQATDKFDDKNILGRGGHGTVYRGTLKDGSLIAVKRCVSMTSEQQKKEFGKEMLILSQINHKNIVKLLGCCLEVEVPMLVYEFIPNGTLFQLIHSDNGCHNIPFSGRLCIALESALALAYLHSWASPPILHGDVKSSNILLDENYAAKVSDFGASILAPTDKSQFMTLVQGTCGYLDPEYMQTCQLTDKSDVYSFGVVLLELLTGKMAFNLEGPENERSLSLHFLSAMKEDRLIDIIDDHIKSDNDTWLLEEVAELAQECLEMSGDRRPAMRDVAEKLDRLCKVMQQPWVPAQHDPEEMESLLGQSSVASLEIVSTGNFSMEKRILQWLLESGR from the exons ATGGAAGGATTTGACCTCGAGTGCAACAAAACTGAGGATGGCAGCGCCAATGTGACATTTTTTGGCAGCATGCCGTTGCTGAATATATCATTACTCCATGGTGAGATTCGGGTGAAACACCACATCTCGTCCATGTGCTACAACCTCTCGAGCAGGAGTATCTCCTATAGGGAAGGGGGCATGAAACTCGACAACACACCATTCACATTCTCGGAGCTGCGCAACAGGTTCATTGTTATCGGCTTCAACACACTGGCCTACATGATTGGCTCTACT AGTGTGCTTGGGTGCTGGGCACGATCCAAGAACATCAAGGAGGCACAAGATGGGGTTTGCGAAGGTGTCGGCTGCTGCCAGGTTGTGCTCACCCGCAACATGTCTGACTACGACGCAGGTTTTAATGATCGGTATAACACTACCAACATAAGCACTACAGCTGGCGCAGAGTACTGTGGCTATGCTGTGATGATGGAGGCTGATGCATTCCGTTTTCACACAACATATCTTAACACGACAATGTTCTGGAAAGAAAACGCTGGCCGTGTTCCAGTGATCTTGAACTGGGTAGTGGGCAACGAGACATGCGTTGTTGCCAGCAAGAAAGCAGATTCATATGCTTGCCGCAGTAACAACAGCAAGTGCATAGATTCGAGCAATGGCCCAGGTTACCTCTGCAATTGCACTGATGGCTACAGTGGCAATCCTTACCTTACTGATGGATGCCAAG atattgatgagtgTGCTGTCAATGTTCCACGGCCATGCCCTGGGCACTGCATCAACATACCTGGGAATTATTCTTGCCCAAATGAAATGCCTCCGAGTTCTTCTGGCCCTGTCGTACTAGTTGTTG GTCTAAGCACTGGGGTCGTTATTGTGGTCATAACCATCACCGGCACATATTTGATCCTTGAAAGAAAGAAATTGGCCAAGATCAAGCGGAAGTATTTCCATCAGCATGGTGGGATGCTTCTGCTGCAGGAGATAAGATTAAAGCAAGGAACTGCCTTCTCCATCTTCTCAGAAGCAGAGCTCATTCAGGCAACCGACAAGTTTGATGACAAGAACATCCTCGGCCGTGGTGGCCATGGCACCGTCTACAGGGGCACGCTCAAGGATGGTAGTCTCATTGCGGTCAAACGCTGTGTTTCAATGACCAGTGAGCAGCAGAAGAAAGAGTTTGGCAAAGAGATGCTCATCCTTTCCCAAATCAACCACAAAAATATTGTCAAACTACTTGGTTGCTGCCTGGAAGTAGAGGTTCCAATGCTAGTTTATGAGTTCATTCCCAATGGCACTCTGTTTCAGTTGATCCATAGTGACAATGGCTGCCACAACATCCCCTTCTCGGGTCGGTTGTGCATCGCCCTTGAGTCTGCTCTAGCCTTAGCTTATCTTCATTCATGGGCTTCACCTCCAATTCTTCATGGTGATGTCAAATCTTCCAATATACTTCTCGATGAGAACTATGCTGCAAAGGTATCAGACTTTGGGGCCTCAATACTTGCACCGACTGACAAGTCCCAGTTCATGACTCTGGTGCAAGGGACTTGTGGGTATCTAGACCCTGAGTACATGCAGACTTGCCAGCTGACGGATAAGAGTGACGTGTACAGCTTTGGTGTTGTTCTTCTAGAGCTACTCACTGGTAAGATGGCATTTAACCTTGAAGGCCCTGAGAACGAGAGGAGCCTTTCGCTACACTTCTTGAGCGCCATGAAGGAGGATAGACTCATAGACATCATAGATGACCACATAAAGAGTGACAATGATACTTGGTTGCTAGAGGAGGTCGCGGAGCTTGCTCAGGAGTGCCTGGAGATGAGTGGTGATAGACGGCCGGCGATGAGAGATGTCGCCGAGAAGTTGGATCGACTTTGCAAGGTCATGCAGCAACCGTGGGTGCCAGCACAACACGACCCTGAAGAGATGGAAAGCCTGCTCGGGCAGTCGTCGGTGGCCAGCTTGGAGATTGTCAGCACCGGAAATTTCAGCATGGAGAAGAGGATCCTGCAATGGCTGCTGGAATCTGGGCGTTAG
- the LOC8072571 gene encoding putative wall-associated receptor kinase-like 16 isoform X1 has protein sequence MYHYYKRSTHTVPMLLLLLSLTGVLQFQAKAVALPNSSCPESCGDVKIVYPFGIGALCAMEGFDLECNKTEDGSANVTFFGSMPLLNISLLHGEIRVKHHISSMCYNLSSRSISYREGGMKLDNTPFTFSELRNRFIVIGFNTLAYMIGSTSVLGCWARSKNIKEAQDGVCEGVGCCQVVLTRNMSDYDAGFNDRYNTTNISTTAGAEYCGYAVMMEADAFRFHTTYLNTTMFWKENAGRVPVILNWVVGNETCVVASKKADSYACRSNNSKCIDSSNGPGYLCNCTDGYSGNPYLTDGCQDIDECAVNVPRPCPGHCINIPGNYSCPNEMPPSSSGPVVLVVGLSTGVVIVVITITGTYLILERKKLAKIKRKYFHQHGGMLLLQEIRLKQGTAFSIFSEAELIQATDKFDDKNILGRGGHGTVYRGTLKDGSLIAVKRCVSMTSEQQKKEFGKEMLILSQINHKNIVKLLGCCLEVEVPMLVYEFIPNGTLFQLIHSDNGCHNIPFSGRLCIALESALALAYLHSWASPPILHGDVKSSNILLDENYAAKVSDFGASILAPTDKSQFMTLVQGTCGYLDPEYMQTCQLTDKSDVYSFGVVLLELLTGKMAFNLEGPENERSLSLHFLSAMKEDRLIDIIDDHIKSDNDTWLLEEVAELAQECLEMSGDRRPAMRDVAEKLDRLCKVMQQPWVPAQHDPEEMESLLGQSSVASLEIVSTGNFSMEKRILQWLLESGR, from the exons ATGTACCACTACTACAAGAGATCTACTCATACAGTACCTATGCTTCTACTCTTACTCAGCCTCACAGGTGTGCTGCAATTTCAGGCCAAGGCGGTGGCTTTGCCAAATTCCAGCTGCCCAGAGAGCTGCGGTGATGTTAAAATTGTATACCCATTTGGGATTGGTGCTCTCTGTGCAATGGAAGGATTTGACCTCGAGTGCAACAAAACTGAGGATGGCAGCGCCAATGTGACATTTTTTGGCAGCATGCCGTTGCTGAATATATCATTACTCCATGGTGAGATTCGGGTGAAACACCACATCTCGTCCATGTGCTACAACCTCTCGAGCAGGAGTATCTCCTATAGGGAAGGGGGCATGAAACTCGACAACACACCATTCACATTCTCGGAGCTGCGCAACAGGTTCATTGTTATCGGCTTCAACACACTGGCCTACATGATTGGCTCTACT AGTGTGCTTGGGTGCTGGGCACGATCCAAGAACATCAAGGAGGCACAAGATGGGGTTTGCGAAGGTGTCGGCTGCTGCCAGGTTGTGCTCACCCGCAACATGTCTGACTACGACGCAGGTTTTAATGATCGGTATAACACTACCAACATAAGCACTACAGCTGGCGCAGAGTACTGTGGCTATGCTGTGATGATGGAGGCTGATGCATTCCGTTTTCACACAACATATCTTAACACGACAATGTTCTGGAAAGAAAACGCTGGCCGTGTTCCAGTGATCTTGAACTGGGTAGTGGGCAACGAGACATGCGTTGTTGCCAGCAAGAAAGCAGATTCATATGCTTGCCGCAGTAACAACAGCAAGTGCATAGATTCGAGCAATGGCCCAGGTTACCTCTGCAATTGCACTGATGGCTACAGTGGCAATCCTTACCTTACTGATGGATGCCAAG atattgatgagtgTGCTGTCAATGTTCCACGGCCATGCCCTGGGCACTGCATCAACATACCTGGGAATTATTCTTGCCCAAATGAAATGCCTCCGAGTTCTTCTGGCCCTGTCGTACTAGTTGTTG GTCTAAGCACTGGGGTCGTTATTGTGGTCATAACCATCACCGGCACATATTTGATCCTTGAAAGAAAGAAATTGGCCAAGATCAAGCGGAAGTATTTCCATCAGCATGGTGGGATGCTTCTGCTGCAGGAGATAAGATTAAAGCAAGGAACTGCCTTCTCCATCTTCTCAGAAGCAGAGCTCATTCAGGCAACCGACAAGTTTGATGACAAGAACATCCTCGGCCGTGGTGGCCATGGCACCGTCTACAGGGGCACGCTCAAGGATGGTAGTCTCATTGCGGTCAAACGCTGTGTTTCAATGACCAGTGAGCAGCAGAAGAAAGAGTTTGGCAAAGAGATGCTCATCCTTTCCCAAATCAACCACAAAAATATTGTCAAACTACTTGGTTGCTGCCTGGAAGTAGAGGTTCCAATGCTAGTTTATGAGTTCATTCCCAATGGCACTCTGTTTCAGTTGATCCATAGTGACAATGGCTGCCACAACATCCCCTTCTCGGGTCGGTTGTGCATCGCCCTTGAGTCTGCTCTAGCCTTAGCTTATCTTCATTCATGGGCTTCACCTCCAATTCTTCATGGTGATGTCAAATCTTCCAATATACTTCTCGATGAGAACTATGCTGCAAAGGTATCAGACTTTGGGGCCTCAATACTTGCACCGACTGACAAGTCCCAGTTCATGACTCTGGTGCAAGGGACTTGTGGGTATCTAGACCCTGAGTACATGCAGACTTGCCAGCTGACGGATAAGAGTGACGTGTACAGCTTTGGTGTTGTTCTTCTAGAGCTACTCACTGGTAAGATGGCATTTAACCTTGAAGGCCCTGAGAACGAGAGGAGCCTTTCGCTACACTTCTTGAGCGCCATGAAGGAGGATAGACTCATAGACATCATAGATGACCACATAAAGAGTGACAATGATACTTGGTTGCTAGAGGAGGTCGCGGAGCTTGCTCAGGAGTGCCTGGAGATGAGTGGTGATAGACGGCCGGCGATGAGAGATGTCGCCGAGAAGTTGGATCGACTTTGCAAGGTCATGCAGCAACCGTGGGTGCCAGCACAACACGACCCTGAAGAGATGGAAAGCCTGCTCGGGCAGTCGTCGGTGGCCAGCTTGGAGATTGTCAGCACCGGAAATTTCAGCATGGAGAAGAGGATCCTGCAATGGCTGCTGGAATCTGGGCGTTAG